From one Acidimicrobiales bacterium genomic stretch:
- a CDS encoding NYN domain-containing protein, which produces MADAESGAGSPSVGDRMLRPTLQLAFDVARVGARSSPPVDAPRVVRPFLHFTGRLPDAALTAVRRALDEDAGFRARVAGLADEEELGRPGWLFVVRPDGWEGELAVLVDDATAAARAEQEEREERSARRRLAHAEHAAERAEAAAARARAELTGTVAELATERRARRAAQDDAERLGRRVTSLEGERDSARRRAAEASAEVERVRLELEAVQGEVAQLRVLLSAARAEARAAAESTAAGTSAEATAAGESEGAAGVGASARAGTGGGAAGTSPGAAARAGTGGGAAGTAADPAGGIGAAGARAGGADLDAVAEAVAVAASAASMLGRALADASTALAGSPPVRGPDTGRVEDTGPSDTVPGASGKPPPPPARRRPAPLPPAVFDDTAEAAAHLVRIPGALVLVDGYNAAKALWPDVAPLELRERLVDALRELVARTGAAVHVVFDGADLGVPSFRPVASRGVRVSFSPADVEADDVILDLVDTEPPSRHVVVASSDRRVQDGARRRGANVISSAQLAAVLGRS; this is translated from the coding sequence ATGGCCGACGCAGAATCGGGTGCCGGTTCGCCGTCGGTGGGTGATCGCATGCTGCGCCCGACGCTGCAGCTTGCCTTCGACGTCGCCCGCGTCGGAGCCAGGTCGTCGCCTCCCGTCGATGCGCCGCGGGTTGTGCGGCCTTTCCTCCATTTCACCGGGCGCCTGCCCGACGCCGCCTTGACCGCCGTCCGCCGCGCCCTCGACGAGGACGCCGGGTTCCGTGCCCGCGTGGCCGGCTTGGCCGACGAGGAGGAGCTCGGCCGGCCGGGGTGGCTGTTCGTCGTGCGGCCCGACGGGTGGGAGGGCGAGCTGGCCGTGCTCGTGGACGACGCCACGGCTGCCGCCCGAGCCGAGCAGGAGGAGCGCGAGGAGCGCAGCGCGCGGCGGCGACTGGCCCACGCCGAGCACGCCGCCGAACGGGCGGAGGCGGCCGCCGCCCGGGCCCGGGCCGAGCTCACCGGCACCGTCGCCGAGCTGGCCACCGAGCGCCGCGCCCGGCGGGCCGCCCAGGACGACGCCGAGCGCCTGGGCCGGCGGGTGACATCGCTGGAGGGCGAGCGGGACAGCGCCCGTCGTCGGGCCGCCGAGGCGTCGGCCGAGGTCGAGCGGGTGCGGCTCGAGCTCGAGGCCGTCCAGGGAGAGGTGGCGCAGCTTCGGGTGTTGCTGTCGGCAGCCCGGGCCGAGGCAAGGGCCGCCGCCGAGTCGACGGCGGCCGGCACGTCCGCGGAAGCCACGGCGGCGGGGGAGTCGGAGGGAGCGGCCGGGGTCGGGGCGTCGGCGCGCGCCGGGACTGGGGGAGGCGCGGCCGGGACGTCGCCGGGCGCCGCGGCGCGCGCCGGGACTGGGGGAGGCGCGGCCGGGACGGCGGCCGACCCGGCCGGAGGGATTGGCGCAGCCGGGGCCCGTGCCGGCGGAGCGGACCTCGACGCCGTGGCGGAGGCGGTCGCCGTTGCCGCGTCGGCGGCGTCGATGCTGGGTCGCGCCCTGGCCGACGCCTCGACCGCGCTCGCCGGCTCGCCGCCCGTCCGGGGCCCGGATACCGGTCGGGTCGAGGACACGGGACCCTCCGACACGGTCCCCGGGGCCTCAGGGAAGCCGCCGCCCCCGCCGGCCCGCCGGCGCCCGGCCCCTCTGCCGCCGGCCGTGTTCGACGACACGGCGGAGGCGGCCGCCCACCTCGTCCGCATCCCCGGCGCACTCGTGCTGGTCGACGGGTACAACGCGGCCAAGGCGCTGTGGCCGGACGTGGCGCCGCTCGAGCTGCGGGAGCGGCTCGTCGATGCGCTGCGCGAGCTGGTCGCCCGCACCGGCGCCGCCGTCCACGTGGTGTTCGACGGTGCCGACCTCGGGGTGCCCTCGTTCCGGCCCGTCGCCAGCCGCGGCGTGCGCGTCAGCTTCTCGCCGGCCGATGTGGAAGCCGACGACGTCATCCTCGACCTGGTCGACACCGAACCGCCGAGTCGCCACGTCGTCGTGGCGTCGAGCGACCGCAGGGTCCAGGACGGCGCGCGCCGCCGGGGTGCCAACGTGATCTCGAGCGCCCAACTGGCCGCCGTCCTCGGCCGGTCCTGA
- the sepH gene encoding septation protein SepH, translating into MKKLHLIGFTPGDDGLILTARKGSKTGGFVVPLDDSLLASIDQVRRRRAGEEPDDSAGEPRDGGERVSARSRPPSSLSPREIQSRLRSGSTIAEVAMHAGVDEEWVLRFAAPILAEQAQVVESAQRLTLVKQRRGPSAEPLAESVQWNLGDRGVWFSDDVFADCWSAFNLHGPRWAVRFAYTSRKRRQVAEWEVDLRQRTLVARNRLATELGHVEEGRRRPVHEPPDTGALEPAPASRGRDSTTAPTAQMPKRSAATKPTKATVARPAPAAPTPRAGGAPGKAAGAAASGPPAGRATPRGGAAGKAAAAAGMPAGRAAGKGGRGKGAAPAGRAVGKGGAPSAMSAAAPAGRASGKGGAPGTPKGGAAGRLKGGAPSKATSQAPGTPKGGPPGKATSRVASKAAWAGKAAPAKRATPAAASTAGRESSSRKARPAKKAHADTPGAGGTGHRLAAPEAATFSDRPSHLARPPSPMKAANRATSYPSQRLTSTYARRGGPVPGAVDAPPPPRPTAGDEPVTSTTTGNPRFDPSPEPPRPSRPGARTAPSSAPPAGVGRVAAPRQAPDIGGEAPQVRSAGARSPGSPGGPPTRVIVSGPTAAEATAPPPPADRRPSAVDASARRAVASDDVAATAIAASPGGSAAPGAFSDQTDAGVSRPPNPQAAPPLRAQNVQRSPAGRPRAAAGRAAGDDNLSARTAAAAAAVAAVEVSPVDARPWSTPAVTTRARVATPQASPPAPSALDDGGDDEGPAVVILSPAAAAARRTGGGPDDAERQARLASARRLRSALEAPPAGGARPSGPVSGHRT; encoded by the coding sequence GTGAAGAAGCTCCACCTGATCGGCTTCACACCCGGCGATGACGGGCTGATCCTCACTGCCCGCAAAGGGTCCAAGACCGGCGGTTTCGTTGTCCCGCTCGACGACTCCCTTCTCGCGTCGATCGACCAGGTCAGGCGGAGGCGCGCCGGCGAGGAGCCCGACGACAGCGCCGGCGAGCCCCGTGACGGAGGCGAGCGGGTTTCCGCACGATCGCGTCCGCCAAGCTCGCTCAGCCCTCGCGAGATCCAGTCGCGGCTGCGCTCCGGCAGCACCATCGCCGAGGTGGCGATGCATGCGGGCGTGGACGAGGAATGGGTCCTCCGGTTCGCGGCGCCCATCCTCGCCGAGCAGGCGCAGGTCGTGGAGAGCGCGCAGCGGCTTACGCTGGTGAAGCAGCGGCGGGGCCCCTCCGCCGAGCCGCTGGCCGAGTCCGTGCAGTGGAACCTCGGCGATCGGGGCGTGTGGTTCTCGGACGACGTGTTCGCCGACTGCTGGAGCGCGTTCAACCTGCACGGTCCCCGGTGGGCCGTGCGCTTCGCGTACACGTCGCGCAAGCGTCGTCAGGTCGCCGAGTGGGAGGTCGACCTGCGCCAGCGCACCCTGGTGGCGCGCAACCGGTTGGCCACCGAGCTCGGCCACGTGGAGGAGGGCCGCCGGCGTCCGGTCCACGAGCCGCCCGACACTGGCGCCCTCGAGCCGGCGCCCGCGTCGCGAGGGCGGGACTCGACGACCGCGCCGACCGCGCAGATGCCGAAGCGATCGGCGGCGACGAAGCCTACGAAGGCGACCGTGGCCAGGCCGGCGCCCGCCGCCCCGACACCTCGGGCGGGCGGCGCGCCGGGCAAGGCGGCGGGTGCAGCTGCCTCCGGGCCGCCCGCCGGCCGGGCAACCCCGAGGGGCGGCGCAGCGGGCAAGGCGGCTGCTGCTGCCGGCATGCCCGCTGGCAGGGCCGCCGGGAAGGGCGGCCGAGGGAAAGGGGCCGCTCCGGCAGGCCGCGCCGTCGGCAAGGGGGGTGCACCCAGCGCGATGTCTGCTGCGGCACCCGCCGGCCGGGCGTCCGGGAAGGGCGGCGCACCGGGGACGCCCAAGGGCGGCGCGGCGGGCAGGCTGAAGGGCGGCGCACCGAGCAAGGCAACGAGTCAGGCGCCGGGCACGCCGAAGGGCGGCCCGCCCGGCAAGGCAACGAGCCGGGTGGCGAGCAAGGCCGCATGGGCGGGAAAGGCGGCGCCCGCCAAACGGGCCACCCCTGCGGCCGCCAGCACCGCAGGGCGCGAGTCGTCGTCTCGCAAGGCCCGTCCCGCCAAGAAGGCGCATGCGGACACCCCAGGAGCGGGGGGCACGGGTCACCGGCTCGCCGCGCCGGAGGCAGCGACGTTTTCCGACAGGCCGAGCCACCTGGCCCGTCCACCGTCGCCCATGAAGGCGGCGAATCGGGCCACGAGCTACCCGAGCCAGCGACTCACCTCCACGTACGCTCGGCGCGGCGGCCCAGTGCCGGGAGCCGTCGACGCTCCGCCTCCACCGCGCCCAACGGCGGGCGACGAGCCCGTTACGAGCACGACAACCGGGAACCCACGCTTCGACCCGAGCCCGGAGCCCCCTCGCCCGTCGAGGCCGGGTGCCCGGACGGCGCCGTCGTCGGCACCGCCGGCAGGTGTCGGCCGGGTCGCCGCGCCGCGGCAAGCGCCGGACATCGGCGGCGAGGCGCCGCAGGTCCGCTCGGCCGGCGCACGTTCGCCGGGATCGCCTGGGGGTCCGCCGACGCGGGTGATCGTCTCAGGCCCAACCGCTGCGGAGGCCACCGCACCTCCGCCCCCCGCCGATCGTCGGCCGAGCGCCGTCGACGCGTCTGCGCGGCGTGCGGTCGCTTCCGACGACGTCGCCGCGACCGCGATCGCCGCCTCTCCCGGCGGGTCGGCCGCGCCAGGCGCGTTCTCGGACCAGACCGACGCCGGCGTTTCCCGCCCACCGAATCCCCAGGCCGCTCCGCCGCTGCGTGCACAGAACGTGCAGCGGTCACCGGCCGGCCGCCCGCGAGCGGCCGCCGGACGGGCCGCTGGGGACGACAACCTCTCGGCCCGTACCGCGGCCGCCGCGGCCGCCGTCGCCGCCGTCGAGGTGTCGCCGGTCGACGCCCGGCCGTGGTCGACGCCGGCGGTGACGACCCGGGCGCGGGTGGCGACGCCGCAGGCATCGCCACCGGCACCTTCTGCGCTCGACGATGGGGGCGACGACGAGGGTCCCGCCGTGGTGATCCTGTCCCCGGCTGCGGCGGCCGCACGCCGGACCGGAGGCGGGCCCGACGACGCCGAACGGCAGGCCCGCCTGGCCTCGGCCCGGCGCCTGCGGTCCGCGCTCGAGGCGCCACCCGCGGGCGGGGCCCGTCCCTCTGGCCCGGTGAGTGGCCACCGGACCTGA
- the queG gene encoding tRNA epoxyqueuosine(34) reductase QueG produces MAPELSTLADEACAAGLEAGLDAVGVAAAEPFADTRRHLEERKAAGLHGGMHFTYGDPARSTDPDRALAGARAIVVGARSYRRAAPDRAGHDPGGGPAGVVARYSWDDAYVPLRAALGETARRLQADGWRARVLADDNALVDREAAHRAGLGWYGKNTNLLLPGRGSWFVLGSVVTDAPLPPAPAPVEDGCASCTRCLPACPTGALVAPGLLDARRCLAWLLQADGDFPVEYREALGGRIYGCDECQEVCPPNRAATRRHPPPPAQPDAEPSVPLVQLLEASDDELLARYGRWYIPRRQPRYLRRNALVALGNVGDGGDPATVAVLRRALAGEDRMLREHAAWAAVRLGRTDLVPAPSARAVPV; encoded by the coding sequence ATGGCTCCCGAACTGTCGACGCTGGCCGACGAGGCGTGTGCGGCCGGCCTCGAGGCGGGGCTCGACGCCGTGGGGGTGGCCGCGGCCGAGCCGTTCGCGGACACCCGCCGCCACCTCGAGGAGCGCAAGGCCGCCGGCCTCCACGGCGGCATGCACTTCACCTACGGCGACCCGGCCCGCTCGACCGATCCCGACCGGGCGCTGGCCGGTGCCCGGGCCATCGTCGTGGGTGCGCGCTCGTACCGGCGGGCCGCCCCAGACCGGGCAGGCCACGACCCGGGCGGCGGGCCGGCGGGTGTGGTGGCCCGCTACTCGTGGGACGACGCCTACGTGCCGTTGCGCGCCGCCCTCGGCGAGACGGCCCGCCGGCTCCAGGCCGACGGGTGGCGGGCCCGGGTGCTTGCCGACGACAACGCCCTGGTCGACCGGGAAGCGGCCCACCGAGCCGGCCTGGGCTGGTACGGCAAGAACACCAACCTCCTCCTGCCGGGCCGGGGGTCATGGTTCGTTCTCGGATCGGTGGTGACCGACGCCCCCCTCCCGCCCGCCCCCGCTCCGGTGGAGGACGGGTGCGCGTCGTGCACCCGGTGCCTGCCGGCGTGTCCCACCGGCGCGCTGGTCGCCCCGGGGCTGCTCGACGCCCGTCGCTGCCTGGCCTGGCTGCTCCAGGCGGACGGCGACTTTCCGGTCGAGTACCGAGAGGCGCTCGGCGGGCGGATCTACGGGTGTGACGAGTGCCAGGAGGTCTGCCCGCCCAACCGCGCCGCCACCCGCCGCCACCCGCCGCCACCGGCCCAGCCCGACGCCGAACCGAGCGTGCCGCTCGTCCAGCTGCTCGAGGCGTCCGACGACGAGCTCCTGGCCCGGTACGGCCGCTGGTACATCCCCCGCCGTCAGCCCCGGTACCTGCGCCGCAACGCCCTCGTGGCGCTGGGCAACGTGGGCGACGGCGGCGATCCGGCCACGGTGGCCGTCCTGCGACGGGCGCTGGCGGGGGAGGACCGCATGCTGCGCGAGCACGCCGCCTGGGCGGCTGTCCGCCTGGGGCGAACGGACCTCGTGCCCGCACCGTCGGCTCGCGCCGTGCCGGTGTGA
- a CDS encoding glycosyltransferase family 4 protein — translation MTALLVTNDFPPKVGGIQSYLWELWRRLPPEQATVLTTRYPGAPAFDAGQAFRVERAGPVLLPTPVLRRRIRTLAADVGALVVVLDPALPVGMVGPFLDIPYAVVLHGAEVTVPGRLPGTRAALGRVLRGAVHVVAAGGYPAAEAGRAVGAGAMPPVTVVPPGVDGERFRPLTPESAGRARADLGLPQDAELVVGVSRLVPRKGMDTLVRAAALLAPGHPDLVVAVAGKGRDLDRLRRLAVDLGAPVRFLGRVPDELLPALYGCADVFAAPCRSRWRGLEQEGFGIVFLEAAACGVPQVAGDSGGAAEAVADGRTGVVVRRPSEASEVAAAIAGLLDDPARRRTMGQAARRRALEHFSYDSLAATLSDVLTGLGR, via the coding sequence GTGACGGCGCTCCTCGTCACCAACGACTTCCCGCCCAAGGTCGGCGGCATCCAGTCGTACCTGTGGGAGCTGTGGCGGCGGCTGCCGCCCGAGCAGGCCACAGTGCTGACCACGAGATACCCGGGCGCCCCCGCCTTCGACGCCGGGCAGGCGTTCCGGGTGGAGCGAGCCGGCCCCGTGCTGCTGCCCACGCCGGTGTTGCGGCGACGAATACGGACGCTGGCCGCCGACGTGGGCGCGCTGGTGGTGGTGCTCGATCCCGCCCTCCCGGTGGGCATGGTGGGCCCGTTCCTCGACATCCCGTATGCGGTCGTGCTCCACGGCGCCGAGGTCACCGTGCCCGGGCGCCTGCCCGGTACCCGAGCCGCCCTGGGCCGCGTCCTGCGAGGCGCCGTCCATGTCGTGGCCGCCGGCGGGTACCCGGCCGCCGAGGCCGGGCGAGCGGTTGGCGCCGGCGCCATGCCGCCGGTGACCGTCGTGCCGCCCGGCGTCGACGGGGAGAGGTTCCGGCCGCTCACGCCGGAATCGGCGGGCAGGGCGCGGGCCGACCTCGGCCTCCCGCAGGACGCCGAACTGGTCGTGGGCGTCAGCCGGCTCGTGCCCCGCAAGGGCATGGACACCCTCGTGCGCGCCGCAGCGCTGCTGGCGCCGGGTCACCCGGACCTGGTGGTGGCGGTGGCCGGGAAGGGGCGGGACCTCGACCGGCTGCGCCGCCTGGCCGTCGACCTCGGCGCGCCCGTGCGGTTCCTCGGCCGGGTGCCGGACGAGCTGCTCCCGGCGCTCTACGGCTGTGCCGACGTGTTCGCCGCCCCCTGCCGGTCACGCTGGCGCGGGCTCGAGCAGGAGGGTTTCGGCATCGTGTTCCTCGAGGCCGCGGCCTGCGGTGTGCCCCAGGTCGCCGGCGACAGCGGGGGGGCGGCCGAGGCCGTCGCCGACGGTCGCACCGGCGTCGTCGTCCGGCGTCCCTCCGAGGCCTCCGAGGTCGCAGCAGCCATCGCCGGACTGCTCGACGACCCGGCCCGGCGCCGGACCATGGGCCAGGCGGCGCGCCGGCGGGCGTTGGAGCACTTCTCGTACGACAGCCTGGCGGCGACCCTCTCCGACGTCCTGACGGGCCTCGGGCGATGA
- a CDS encoding ROK family protein, which yields MRGGGRGGRRRPRRPGARRRPAALLTAPIRRIGIDLGGTKCLGLAVDEAGVPVAEHRLATPRGAPAVLDVLTETVAALGPASAIGVGVPGLVDVAGVLRFAPNLPGVVDLDVRAALLARFPEAAVRVDNDATCAGWAEACVGAARGATDAVLVTLGTGIGGGVIANGRLVRGAHGFAGEIGHMVVDPHGPPCPCGKRGCWERFASGSGLGALARQAAAASPGGRMADLAGGDTEAVRGEHATAAAAEGDDVARTVLAEFGRWVALGLANLANIFDAEIFVLGGGLVRAGEILLAPVREAFAGLVLAGAHRPAIAIVPAVLGERAGAIGAALLAGDEVVA from the coding sequence GTGCGGGGTGGAGGTCGTGGTGGGCGACGCCGACCTCGACGTCCTGGGGCGCGTCGGCGCCCTGCTGCGCTTCTGACCGCTCCCATCCGCCGCATCGGCATCGACCTGGGCGGCACCAAGTGCCTCGGCTTGGCGGTCGACGAGGCCGGCGTCCCCGTGGCGGAGCACCGGCTGGCGACGCCGAGGGGCGCCCCCGCCGTGCTGGACGTGCTCACCGAGACGGTGGCAGCCCTAGGCCCGGCTTCGGCGATCGGCGTCGGTGTGCCCGGCCTGGTGGATGTGGCGGGCGTGCTCCGCTTCGCCCCCAACCTTCCCGGCGTGGTCGACCTCGACGTCCGCGCCGCGCTGCTCGCCCGCTTCCCCGAAGCGGCGGTGCGCGTCGACAACGACGCCACCTGCGCCGGATGGGCCGAGGCCTGCGTCGGCGCCGCCCGTGGTGCCACCGACGCCGTGCTCGTCACTTTGGGCACGGGGATCGGCGGCGGGGTCATCGCCAACGGGCGCCTGGTCCGGGGTGCCCACGGCTTCGCCGGCGAGATCGGGCACATGGTGGTCGATCCGCACGGCCCCCCGTGCCCCTGCGGCAAACGCGGGTGCTGGGAGCGCTTCGCGTCCGGGAGCGGCCTCGGTGCGCTGGCCCGCCAGGCGGCGGCCGCCTCACCGGGGGGACGGATGGCCGATCTGGCGGGTGGCGACACCGAGGCGGTGCGGGGCGAGCACGCCACCGCCGCTGCGGCCGAAGGGGACGACGTGGCCCGCACCGTGCTGGCCGAGTTCGGGCGATGGGTCGCCCTCGGCCTGGCCAACCTGGCCAACATCTTCGACGCCGAGATCTTCGTGCTGGGCGGCGGCCTCGTCCGGGCGGGCGAGATACTCCTGGCGCCGGTGCGCGAGGCGTTCGCCGGCCTGGTGCTGGCCGGCGCCCACCGGCCGGCCATCGCCATCGTCCCCGCCGTCCTCGGGGAGCGGGCCGGTGCCATCGGTGCCGCCCTCCTCGCCGGCGACGAAGTCGTGGCCTGA
- a CDS encoding LLM class flavin-dependent oxidoreductase: MKVGLTLPQFRHESASAMETAALVEASGLDGVFAFDHLWPLGRPDRPALHGLTLAGALLAATSRIAVGTLVARVGLLPDAVLANQLATLARMGGGRLIAGLGVGDRMSRPENLAAGAPFRPREERLASLVAVCRRLRARGVTTWVGGNGAAIRSIARAEADAVNLWGVAPEEVAALAAVDGGGASLTWAGQVDMAAMDTSAVAGLLHQLDASGVAWAIAAPVQAAWPDAVERVAAAASSLVD; the protein is encoded by the coding sequence GTGAAGGTCGGGCTGACGCTCCCGCAGTTCCGCCACGAGTCCGCGTCGGCCATGGAGACGGCTGCGCTGGTCGAGGCGTCGGGCCTCGACGGCGTGTTCGCCTTCGACCACCTGTGGCCGCTGGGCCGCCCCGACCGGCCCGCGCTGCACGGGCTGACTCTGGCCGGCGCCCTGCTGGCGGCGACCTCCCGGATAGCCGTCGGGACGCTGGTGGCCCGGGTGGGGCTCCTGCCCGATGCCGTGCTGGCCAACCAACTGGCCACGCTGGCGCGGATGGGAGGCGGACGCCTCATCGCCGGGCTCGGCGTGGGGGACCGGATGAGCCGGCCCGAGAACCTCGCCGCCGGTGCGCCGTTTCGTCCCAGGGAGGAACGGCTGGCGTCGCTCGTCGCCGTCTGCCGCCGGCTGCGCGCCCGTGGTGTCACCACCTGGGTCGGCGGGAACGGCGCCGCCATCCGGTCCATCGCTCGAGCCGAGGCCGACGCCGTGAACCTCTGGGGCGTCGCCCCCGAGGAGGTCGCCGCCCTGGCTGCAGTCGACGGCGGAGGGGCCTCGCTCACCTGGGCCGGGCAGGTCGACATGGCGGCCATGGACACCTCGGCGGTCGCCGGGCTGCTTCACCAGCTGGACGCGTCCGGGGTGGCGTGGGCCATCGCGGCGCCGGTGCAGGCGGCGTGGCCGGACGCGGTGGAAAGGGTCGCGGCCGCTGCGAGCTCCCTCGTAGACTGA
- a CDS encoding aminotransferase class I/II-fold pyridoxal phosphate-dependent enzyme → MEFRRINGLPPYVFTVINELKVDARRAGADVIDLGFGNPDIPSPDVAVDKLVEAARNSRNHRYSASKGIPKLRMAVSDLYLRKYGVELDPDREVVTTIGAKEGLSHLMWVLLGPGDSAFVPSPSYPIHIYAALFAGAEVQQIRVGPDQDFFANLLEAWENQWPKPRVIVLSFPHNPTTACVDLAWMTRIVAFAKEHDVVLVHDFAYSDTAFDGYVPPSILQVPGAKDVAVELYTLTKSFSMAGWRVGFLVGNAAVVQALTKLKSYLDYGTFQPIQIAATVTMNEAPDYPKLVNDIYQSRRDALCDGLDRVGWALEKPMGTMFVWAPIPEQYRAMGSLEFAKLLVRDGNVATSPGVGFGPGGEGYVRFALIENEKRISQAVRNIKRGLPDL, encoded by the coding sequence GTGGAGTTCCGGCGCATCAACGGGCTGCCGCCCTACGTGTTCACCGTCATCAACGAGCTGAAGGTCGACGCGCGCCGGGCCGGCGCCGACGTCATCGACCTCGGCTTCGGCAATCCCGACATCCCCTCACCCGACGTGGCGGTCGACAAGCTGGTCGAGGCGGCCCGGAACTCCAGGAACCACCGCTACTCGGCGTCCAAGGGCATTCCGAAGCTCCGCATGGCGGTGTCCGACCTCTACCTGCGCAAGTACGGGGTGGAGCTCGACCCCGACCGAGAGGTCGTCACGACCATCGGGGCCAAGGAGGGCCTGTCCCACCTGATGTGGGTCCTTCTCGGTCCGGGTGACTCGGCCTTCGTGCCGTCGCCCAGCTACCCCATCCACATCTACGCGGCGCTGTTCGCCGGCGCCGAGGTCCAGCAGATCAGGGTCGGCCCCGACCAGGACTTCTTCGCCAACCTGCTGGAAGCGTGGGAGAACCAGTGGCCCAAGCCCCGCGTGATCGTCCTCTCCTTCCCGCACAATCCCACCACCGCCTGCGTCGACCTGGCGTGGATGACGCGCATCGTCGCCTTCGCCAAGGAGCACGACGTCGTGCTCGTCCACGACTTCGCTTACTCCGACACGGCGTTCGACGGCTACGTGCCTCCGTCGATCCTCCAGGTGCCGGGGGCCAAGGACGTGGCCGTCGAGCTCTACACGCTCACCAAGTCCTTCTCCATGGCCGGGTGGCGGGTCGGGTTCCTGGTCGGCAACGCCGCCGTCGTGCAGGCCCTCACCAAGCTGAAGAGCTACCTCGACTACGGCACGTTCCAGCCCATCCAGATCGCGGCCACCGTCACCATGAACGAGGCTCCCGACTATCCGAAGCTGGTCAACGACATCTACCAGAGCCGGCGCGACGCTCTGTGCGACGGTCTCGACCGTGTCGGCTGGGCCCTCGAGAAGCCCATGGGCACCATGTTCGTGTGGGCCCCGATCCCCGAGCAGTACCGCGCCATGGGCAGCCTGGAGTTCGCCAAGCTGCTCGTGCGGGACGGCAACGTGGCCACCTCGCCCGGAGTCGGCTTCGGGCCGGGGGGCGAGGGGTACGTGCGCTTCGCCCTGATCGAGAACGAGAAGCGCATCTCCCAGGCCGTCCGCAACATCAAACGGGGCCTCCCCGACCTGTGA
- the pyk gene encoding pyruvate kinase → MLRRTKIIATVGPASETPDVLRAMVLAGMDMARLSLAHGTLEETLERVATVRAVAESIGVHVGVLADLPGPKVRAAPFPDGGVLLAEGSLVDLVPATAGDRSTASLIPVDHETVLQEVSEGDHVVLGDGGIQLRVVDVDEVDDRRARTQVVIGGWAQGRPGVALPAGRLTLSSPTPQDLRLLVALAGAGVDAVAISFVRSAADIERARAALPPGPAPMLVAKIETQEAVDSLDEIIATADAVMVARGDLGIRCALEDVPHYQKRIIRSGVAYGRPVITATQMLESMVRAPTPTRAEVSDVANAVFDGTSALMLSGETAVGHDPVNAVRTMSRVALRAERDFDYEGWGRSLGRAQAAEAHGAPVSVRITAAISAAAWRAAADADVAAVIACTSNGATARAISRFRPTVPVLAATPSVRAARQLSMAWGITPVLADWHDTTDDIVWFAVKAAVESGVVDSGDLVAVLVGSPTEPEPVTDTLRLVRVR, encoded by the coding sequence ATGCTGCGCCGAACGAAGATCATCGCGACCGTGGGCCCCGCCTCGGAGACGCCCGACGTCCTGCGGGCCATGGTGCTGGCCGGCATGGACATGGCCCGCCTGTCGCTGGCGCACGGCACGCTCGAGGAAACGCTTGAACGGGTCGCCACCGTGCGGGCGGTGGCCGAGTCCATCGGCGTCCACGTGGGCGTGCTGGCCGACCTGCCCGGTCCCAAGGTGCGGGCGGCCCCCTTTCCCGACGGCGGCGTCCTGCTGGCCGAGGGCTCGCTGGTCGACCTCGTCCCGGCCACCGCCGGCGACCGCAGCACGGCGTCGCTCATCCCGGTGGATCACGAGACGGTCCTCCAGGAGGTGTCCGAGGGCGACCACGTGGTCCTGGGCGACGGCGGGATCCAGCTGCGGGTCGTCGACGTGGACGAGGTCGACGACCGGCGGGCCCGCACCCAGGTGGTCATCGGCGGATGGGCCCAGGGCCGCCCCGGCGTCGCGCTGCCTGCCGGGCGCCTCACGCTGTCGTCGCCGACGCCCCAGGATCTGCGCCTGCTGGTGGCCCTGGCCGGCGCCGGCGTCGACGCGGTGGCCATCTCGTTCGTGCGCTCGGCGGCAGACATCGAGCGGGCGCGCGCCGCCCTCCCGCCCGGGCCGGCGCCGATGCTGGTGGCCAAGATCGAGACCCAGGAGGCGGTCGACAGCCTGGACGAGATCATCGCCACCGCCGACGCCGTCATGGTGGCGCGGGGCGACCTCGGGATCCGCTGCGCCCTCGAGGACGTGCCCCACTACCAGAAGCGCATCATCCGGTCGGGCGTGGCCTACGGCCGGCCGGTGATCACCGCCACCCAGATGCTCGAATCGATGGTTCGGGCGCCCACGCCGACCCGGGCGGAGGTGAGCGACGTGGCCAACGCCGTGTTCGACGGCACCAGCGCGCTGATGCTGTCGGGTGAGACGGCCGTGGGCCACGATCCGGTGAACGCGGTGCGCACCATGTCGCGTGTGGCCCTGCGGGCCGAGCGGGACTTCGACTACGAGGGCTGGGGCCGGTCCCTCGGGCGGGCCCAGGCGGCCGAGGCCCACGGGGCGCCGGTGTCCGTGCGCATCACCGCCGCCATCTCGGCGGCGGCGTGGCGGGCGGCGGCCGACGCCGACGTGGCGGCCGTCATCGCCTGTACCAGCAACGGCGCCACGGCCCGTGCCATCTCCCGGTTCCGGCCCACCGTGCCGGTGTTGGCCGCCACGCCGTCGGTGCGGGCCGCCCGCCAGCTGTCGATGGCGTGGGGCATCACGCCCGTGCTGGCCGACTGGCACGACACCACCGACGACATCGTGTGGTTCGCGGTGAAGGCGGCCGTCGAGTCGGGCGTGGTGGACAGCGGCGACCTGGTGGCGGTGCTGGTCGGATCGCCCACCGAGCCCGAACCGGTCACCGACACCCTCCGGCTCGTGCGGGTGCGGTAG